The Pseudodesulfovibrio sp. S3 nucleotide sequence ATGCCCACCATGGACACGGGCTTGCCCTGACGGATCACATGGTCCAGCCAGGTCACGGCGTCTTCCGGCATCATGGCGGGCCTGGAATTGGCCGTATCGGAAAACCGGCTACGGGTGTTGGCACGGGGAGCAACGGGCAGGTGCAGACGGCCGACGGTCTTGCGGGCGGTCATGCCGAAGCAGGGATGGGAGGCGGATGCTATGAAATTCGATGACATGACGGCCTTTGGGTTGGTGGTTAGCCCGGAACAGAGGGGTAAGCCCCCTGTTCCGGGCGCGGATATGTACGCTACAGAACGAGTTCGAATCCCGTTTCCGGGTCGTCACGGTCTTTGCGGTCCAGCAACAGGTTCAGGATCTTTTCGAGAAGCCTGAGTCCGCCCTTGTAGCCGACTGTCGGGAAGTACTGATGCCCCTGGCGATCCAGGATGGGGAAGCCCCAGCGCAGCAACGGGATGTCTTCGTCACGGGCAATGTATTTGCCGTAGCTATTGCCGATGAGCAGGTCCACGGACTCATTCTTGATCCACTGGTGCATCAGGAACATGTCGCCCTTGGCCTTGACCTTGACCTCGAAGGGCTGGCCTGCACAGATCTCCTTGATGCGCGCCTCGAACTTCTTGCCCGGAGTGCCGGTGACGACATAGACGGGCTGCATGTCGATGGACACGAGGAACTCGCACATGGAGATGAGCTGATCCGGGTCGCCCCATATGGCCACCCGCTTGCCGTAGAAGTACTGGTGCATGTCGGAGATCAGGTCCACCAACTGCCCGCGCTCGTGGGCCACGGTGTCGGGGACGGTGACGCCGGCCACGGTGCGCAGCACGTCGATGAAGCGATCGGTGGCCGCCAGGCCGAACGGCATGTCCAGCACGGTACAGGGGACCTTGCACTTGGAGTCCAGCCAGCGGGCCGCATCAGCGGAACACCACTCGCCCAGAGCCAGGGTTCCCATGGCGTCGCCGCACTTCTTGAGCTCGTCGATGGTCACGCCGCCGTCGGGGAACATCTTGTATTCTCCGGTCAGCGGGGCATCGAGAATGCCCGAGGTGTCCGGGAACAGGGTGATGGCCACGCCGACCA carries:
- the nifK gene encoding nitrogenase molybdenum-iron protein subunit beta → MLLRHTPTEVKERKALMINPAKTCQPIGAMYAALGIHGCLPHSHGSQGCCAYHRSALTRHYKEPVSASTSSFTEGASVFGGQANLMQAIDNIFTVYEPEVIAVHTTCLSETIGDDLKQIRDRAQKEGKIPEGKTVIGAPTPSYVGSHVTGFSNMVKAMAELAEPSGKKNGKVNIIPGWVEPCDMAEIKRLAGMVGVAITLFPDTSGILDAPLTGEYKMFPDGGVTIDELKKCGDAMGTLALGEWCSADAARWLDSKCKVPCTVLDMPFGLAATDRFIDVLRTVAGVTVPDTVAHERGQLVDLISDMHQYFYGKRVAIWGDPDQLISMCEFLVSIDMQPVYVVTGTPGKKFEARIKEICAGQPFEVKVKAKGDMFLMHQWIKNESVDLLIGNSYGKYIARDEDIPLLRWGFPILDRQGHQYFPTVGYKGGLRLLEKILNLLLDRKDRDDPETGFELVL